One segment of Amycolatopsis alba DSM 44262 DNA contains the following:
- a CDS encoding HD domain-containing protein: MPDEPAGLAAFTYELGLLKRIRRAGWWHVGVRDPESIAEHSFRTAQIAALLAAEEGANPERASFLALWHDTQETRTGDIPHTAAKYMTRPEPREITADQTAALPSASRDLVRSAVDEYETRQTIEAKCAKDADKLEMLFQAVEYRETGVERVAGWIDSARKGLATETARRIAEAAVTLSPLAWRDR, encoded by the coding sequence ATGCCAGACGAGCCCGCTGGACTCGCCGCCTTCACCTACGAACTCGGATTGCTCAAGCGCATCCGGCGTGCGGGATGGTGGCATGTCGGCGTTCGGGACCCCGAGTCGATCGCGGAGCACAGCTTTCGTACGGCACAGATCGCGGCTCTTCTGGCGGCGGAGGAAGGCGCGAATCCGGAACGCGCGTCTTTCCTCGCGCTCTGGCACGACACTCAGGAGACCCGGACCGGGGACATTCCGCACACGGCAGCCAAATACATGACCAGGCCGGAGCCACGGGAGATCACCGCCGACCAGACAGCCGCCTTGCCGTCTGCTTCGCGTGATCTGGTCCGATCGGCAGTGGACGAGTACGAAACCCGGCAGACCATCGAAGCGAAATGCGCGAAGGACGCGGACAAGCTCGAAATGCTGTTCCAAGCCGTCGAGTACCGGGAAACCGGCGTCGAGCGTGTGGCCGGATGGATCGACTCAGCCCGCAAGGGACTCGCGACTGAGACCGCTCGACGCATCGCAGAAGCCGCTGTGACCCTGTCGCCGCTGGCATGGCGAGACCGATGA
- a CDS encoding TetR/AcrR family transcriptional regulator, whose protein sequence is MAKGSRRTDGLSREVIVRAATDLLDSGGETALTLKALTTRLNTGYGAIYHHVADKDDLLAAATDDLIARVMTSVVTDTEPREGLRAVALGLFDAIDAHPWAGAQIAREPWRSALLDVYETIGRLLDTLGVPEQALVDAAGALVNYVLGVAGQNAANTRALADADRSAALGAIAARWSQLDPEKYPFVHKAAAQLREHDDREQFLAGVDIFLAGIATLR, encoded by the coding sequence ATGGCGAAGGGATCGCGGCGTACCGACGGGCTGTCCAGGGAAGTGATCGTCCGGGCCGCGACGGACCTGCTGGACAGCGGCGGCGAGACCGCGCTGACGCTGAAGGCGCTCACCACTCGCTTGAACACCGGTTACGGGGCGATCTACCACCACGTCGCGGACAAGGACGACCTGCTCGCGGCGGCCACCGACGACCTCATCGCCCGCGTGATGACCAGCGTGGTCACCGACACGGAGCCACGAGAAGGCCTGCGCGCGGTGGCGCTGGGCCTGTTCGACGCGATCGACGCGCATCCCTGGGCCGGCGCACAGATCGCCCGCGAACCTTGGCGATCCGCGCTGCTGGACGTCTACGAGACCATCGGCAGGCTGCTCGACACGCTCGGCGTCCCTGAACAGGCGCTCGTCGACGCGGCGGGCGCGCTGGTGAACTACGTCCTCGGTGTCGCCGGGCAGAACGCCGCCAACACCCGAGCCCTCGCCGACGCGGATCGCTCGGCGGCTCTGGGCGCCATCGCCGCGCGATGGTCGCAGCTGGACCCCGAGAAGTACCCGTTCGTACACAAGGCGGCTGCGCAGCTGCGTGAGCACGACGACCGCGAGCAGTTCCTCGCCGGCGTCGACATCTTCCTGGCCGGTATCGCGACCCTTCGTTAA
- a CDS encoding FAD-dependent oxidoreductase encodes MTTIIGAGLGGLMLARVLHVHGIPATVYEAESSPAARRQGGLLDIHPWNGRPAIEAAGLIEEFRELVLPGRESYRLLDRTGSVLLDLPDNGTGVRPEVPRGALRQLLLDSLPADTVRWGHKVTGVRSVGGNRHEVAFADGTTITTGLLVGADGAWSRVRPMLSDATPDYVGIAVVETFLFDADNRHADAAKAVGSGSLFALAPGRGLLAHREDGGTLHIYAQLKKPQDWLHGNDPATMTAQVVKEYEGWAPAITALITDSDTEPVLRRLFTLPAGHRWERVPGVTLLGDAAHLRPPNGEGANTAMQDAAELAKALATYPDDVETALAEHEQGMFARTAAVAEDDDVYSMMIGDEAPHSMLALMTGSE; translated from the coding sequence ATGACAACGATCATCGGAGCGGGATTGGGCGGTCTGATGCTGGCGCGGGTACTACACGTGCACGGCATCCCGGCCACGGTCTATGAGGCGGAATCCTCACCGGCCGCGCGCCGCCAGGGAGGACTGCTCGACATCCATCCCTGGAACGGCAGGCCCGCGATCGAGGCGGCCGGCCTGATCGAGGAGTTTCGCGAGCTCGTCCTGCCTGGTCGCGAGTCCTACCGGCTCCTGGACCGGACCGGCTCCGTCTTGCTCGACCTGCCCGATAACGGAACCGGCGTGCGTCCCGAAGTGCCGCGCGGTGCACTGCGGCAGCTGCTCCTCGACTCGCTTCCGGCCGACACTGTCCGATGGGGACACAAGGTCACCGGCGTGCGGTCCGTCGGCGGGAACCGGCACGAGGTCGCCTTCGCCGACGGAACCACCATCACCACCGGGCTGCTCGTCGGTGCGGACGGCGCGTGGTCCCGTGTACGCCCGATGCTGTCGGACGCCACTCCTGACTACGTCGGTATCGCGGTCGTCGAGACTTTCCTGTTCGACGCCGACAACCGCCATGCCGACGCCGCGAAGGCGGTCGGATCCGGATCATTGTTCGCTCTCGCACCCGGCAGGGGACTGCTGGCTCATCGAGAGGACGGCGGAACGCTGCACATCTACGCGCAGCTGAAGAAACCCCAGGACTGGCTCCACGGCAACGATCCCGCGACCATGACCGCGCAAGTGGTGAAGGAATACGAGGGCTGGGCGCCCGCGATCACGGCTCTGATCACCGACAGCGACACGGAGCCGGTGCTGCGCCGCCTTTTCACGCTGCCCGCCGGGCATCGCTGGGAGCGGGTGCCGGGCGTGACTTTGCTCGGCGACGCCGCACACCTCAGGCCCCCGAACGGTGAAGGCGCCAACACCGCCATGCAGGACGCCGCCGAACTCGCCAAGGCGCTCGCCACGTATCCCGACGACGTGGAAACCGCGCTCGCCGAACACGAACAGGGCATGTTCGCCAGGACTGCGGCCGTGGCGGAGGACGACGACGTGTACTCGATGATGATCGGGGACGAGGCGCCGCACAGCATGCTCGCTCTGATGACCGGATCCGAATGA
- a CDS encoding SDR family NAD(P)-dependent oxidoreductase: MTNTTTVSGLLDGKVAFITGAGRGIGAAAARLFAREGARVVLAARTESQLKAVAEEIRAEGGVADHVVCDLGDAASIRAAVDRAVELHGRLDVAFNNGATNVPPGPMDQVTEADFDHIYAVNLKGPWLSMLAEIEAIRATAGTGAIVNNTSVGSLMANPDLPAYGAMKRGVNSLTASAAVTYGPEGIRINGVAPGTTMTEMFNEWMASSPGILEQLNARTPLGRVAEPEEVAQAAAWLLSDRASYVTGTVLRVDGGMLS; the protein is encoded by the coding sequence ATGACCAACACAACGACAGTTTCGGGCCTGCTCGACGGCAAGGTCGCCTTCATCACCGGCGCCGGACGCGGGATCGGAGCCGCCGCCGCGCGGCTGTTCGCCAGGGAAGGCGCTCGCGTCGTGCTCGCCGCCCGCACCGAGTCCCAGCTGAAGGCCGTGGCCGAGGAGATCCGCGCCGAGGGCGGCGTCGCGGACCACGTGGTGTGCGACCTCGGCGACGCGGCGAGTATCCGCGCGGCCGTCGACCGTGCCGTGGAACTGCACGGCAGGCTCGACGTCGCTTTCAACAACGGCGCGACGAACGTGCCGCCCGGTCCGATGGACCAGGTGACCGAGGCCGATTTCGATCACATCTACGCGGTGAACCTCAAGGGCCCTTGGCTGTCGATGCTCGCCGAGATCGAGGCGATCCGGGCCACCGCGGGTACCGGGGCCATCGTCAACAACACCAGCGTCGGCAGCCTGATGGCCAACCCGGACCTCCCCGCGTACGGCGCGATGAAACGAGGCGTCAACAGCCTCACCGCCTCGGCCGCCGTCACCTACGGTCCGGAAGGAATCCGCATCAACGGCGTCGCGCCCGGCACGACGATGACCGAGATGTTCAACGAGTGGATGGCGAGCTCACCCGGCATCCTCGAACAGCTCAACGCCCGGACCCCACTGGGGCGCGTGGCCGAGCCCGAGGAGGTCGCCCAGGCCGCGGCGTGGCTGCTGAGCGACCGTGCCTCCTATGTGACCGGCACGGTCCTGCGGGTGGACGGCGGCATGCTGTCCTGA
- a CDS encoding helix-turn-helix transcriptional regulator: protein MDRQQLADFLRSRRERITPADVGLPAGPRRRTPGLRREEVAQLAFISTEYYTRLEQARGPRPSREVLAGLTRALRLSDAERDHLHHLAGAPPGPPPGPSREVRPSILALLQRLPQAAAIVLSASYEVLAWNDLAAALMEDFSALPRRDRNLVRRAFLGPPGRRMYGVSDVEEFSASAVRNLRATAGRYPDDPEITGLIRELLDGSEEFARLWAAHDVCAAPTLCKTFRHPVVGPVSVNCDVLDITDRDQQVVIYTAEPGTPSENALRLLSVVGTQRMDVPL from the coding sequence GTGGACAGACAACAGCTGGCGGACTTCCTGCGCAGCAGACGCGAGCGGATCACCCCCGCCGACGTCGGCCTTCCCGCCGGGCCGCGTCGCCGGACTCCGGGCCTGCGTCGCGAGGAGGTGGCGCAGCTGGCGTTCATTTCGACCGAGTACTACACGCGGCTGGAGCAGGCTCGCGGTCCCCGTCCCTCTCGCGAGGTGCTGGCCGGGCTGACCAGGGCGCTGCGGCTGTCGGACGCGGAACGCGATCATCTGCACCATCTCGCCGGTGCTCCGCCGGGACCGCCACCCGGTCCGTCCAGGGAGGTCCGGCCGAGCATTCTCGCGCTGCTGCAGCGTCTTCCGCAGGCGGCGGCGATCGTGCTGTCCGCGAGCTACGAGGTGCTCGCCTGGAACGACCTCGCCGCTGCCCTGATGGAGGACTTCTCGGCGCTGCCTCGACGCGACCGCAACCTCGTCCGGCGCGCGTTCCTGGGACCACCGGGGCGGCGGATGTACGGCGTGTCCGATGTGGAGGAGTTCTCCGCGAGCGCGGTCCGGAACCTCCGCGCCACCGCCGGCCGCTACCCCGACGACCCCGAGATCACCGGGCTGATCCGCGAACTCCTCGACGGCAGTGAGGAGTTCGCGCGGCTCTGGGCCGCGCACGACGTCTGCGCCGCTCCGACCCTGTGCAAGACGTTCCGGCATCCGGTGGTCGGACCGGTCAGCGTGAACTGCGACGTCCTCGACATCACCGATCGGGACCAGCAGGTCGTCATCTACACCGCCGAACCCGGCACTCCGTCGGAGAACGCGTTGCGGCTGCTATCGGTCGTCGGGACGCAGCGGATGGACGTCCCGCTCTGA
- a CDS encoding PucR family transcriptional regulator — protein MTKASAQPWRRLDASVLTRLEPDTAAIASAAMDQVRAGLRAPLDDRTVANVQTTLDVALDAFFTEIGHPDITTDCEVYRAQGRAQHTAGRSLEEMLGFYQSAALGVWRQLTSAAPAVDLPTQAIVELGEALFAFIAELSAAAADGYAEARSQAARAGQARRDRLLGLLLTEPAAAPDILDDAANQAAWVLPGRLAIAVTGADAAPRLLDRMPGRVLVGRHHDLTAVVMPADRLEWYLGRLRDLLCDEQAGVGPVVPLRSAVLSARRASALWRLTRTGALGDSALVHTTEHGIDLLLTADPELATEFAEEVLAPLAGLPEPARQRLTATLTAWLARPDQPQAIGDELHVHVQTVRYRIRQLRTLFGGTIDDPAGRFALAIALRIDPLVTTCSERDVHPLRPDDR, from the coding sequence ATGACGAAGGCGTCGGCACAGCCGTGGCGCCGGCTGGACGCCTCCGTGCTGACCCGGCTGGAGCCCGACACCGCCGCGATCGCGTCCGCCGCGATGGACCAGGTCCGCGCCGGGCTGCGGGCGCCGCTGGACGACCGGACCGTCGCGAACGTCCAAACCACCCTCGACGTCGCCCTCGACGCCTTCTTCACCGAGATCGGTCATCCCGACATCACCACCGACTGCGAGGTCTACCGGGCACAGGGCCGGGCCCAGCACACCGCGGGCCGCAGCCTGGAGGAGATGCTCGGCTTCTACCAGTCGGCGGCGCTGGGGGTCTGGCGGCAGCTCACCTCGGCGGCACCGGCCGTGGATCTGCCGACCCAGGCCATCGTCGAACTCGGTGAGGCCCTGTTCGCCTTCATCGCGGAACTCTCGGCCGCGGCCGCCGACGGATACGCCGAAGCCAGGTCACAGGCGGCGCGGGCCGGGCAAGCGCGACGGGACCGGCTGCTCGGTCTCCTGCTGACCGAACCCGCGGCTGCCCCGGACATCCTCGACGACGCCGCGAACCAGGCCGCGTGGGTGCTGCCCGGACGGCTCGCGATCGCCGTCACCGGCGCCGATGCCGCACCTCGGCTGCTGGACCGGATGCCGGGACGGGTGCTGGTCGGCCGTCATCACGACCTCACCGCCGTGGTCATGCCCGCCGACCGGCTCGAGTGGTACCTCGGCCGGTTGCGGGACCTGCTCTGCGACGAGCAGGCAGGGGTGGGCCCGGTGGTGCCGCTTCGGTCTGCCGTGCTCAGCGCCCGCCGGGCGAGCGCGTTGTGGCGGCTGACCCGCACCGGCGCGCTCGGCGACAGCGCCCTCGTCCACACCACCGAGCACGGCATCGACCTGCTCCTGACCGCCGATCCCGAACTCGCCACCGAGTTCGCGGAAGAGGTCCTCGCACCGCTGGCCGGACTGCCGGAACCGGCGAGGCAACGGCTCACCGCGACCCTCACGGCATGGCTCGCACGGCCCGACCAGCCCCAGGCGATCGGCGACGAACTGCACGTCCATGTCCAGACCGTCCGCTACCGGATCCGGCAGCTGCGGACGCTCTTCGGCGGCACCATCGACGATCCGGCCGGCCGTTTCGCGCTCGCGATCGCGCTGAGGATCGACCCGCTGGTCACGACGTGCTCAGAGCGGGACGTCCATCCGCTGCGTCCCGACGACCGATAG
- a CDS encoding SGNH/GDSL hydrolase family protein — protein sequence MAGTALTLVGIGTPALASAERQVYVAMGDSFSAGSVVLPQSDLFTCARSAINYAGLLARELKVDELRDVTCGGATTAHFTNPQKGIVSGTNPPQFDALSADTTLVTVGMGGNDIGLVGLASSCVNLLPIGTSCKAANTAGGVDKYATRIDAFAATYGTVIEQIRQRAPRAEIVMVGYPTGLKPRGCWPLVPVLPQDADYIQANIDRLNARMAEQSAAHGAKYVDIRTPSIGHDACQPIGVKWIEGLIPSVVNNSFAPLHPNAAGLAAVVPGIRKVL from the coding sequence GTGGCGGGCACCGCACTGACCCTCGTCGGCATCGGGACACCGGCTCTCGCCTCGGCCGAGAGACAGGTGTACGTCGCGATGGGTGACTCGTTCTCGGCGGGCTCGGTGGTCCTGCCGCAGTCCGATCTGTTCACCTGCGCCAGGTCCGCGATCAACTACGCGGGCCTGCTGGCCAGGGAGCTCAAGGTCGACGAACTGCGCGACGTCACCTGCGGCGGCGCGACCACGGCTCATTTCACCAACCCGCAGAAGGGCATCGTCTCCGGCACCAATCCGCCGCAGTTCGACGCGCTCTCGGCCGACACGACGCTGGTGACCGTCGGCATGGGCGGCAACGACATCGGGCTGGTCGGGCTCGCGTCGTCGTGTGTGAACCTGCTCCCCATCGGCACTTCGTGCAAGGCGGCCAACACCGCGGGCGGGGTGGACAAGTACGCCACCAGGATCGACGCGTTCGCCGCGACCTACGGCACGGTGATCGAGCAGATCCGCCAGCGCGCGCCGCGAGCGGAGATCGTCATGGTCGGCTACCCGACCGGGCTCAAACCGCGCGGCTGCTGGCCGCTCGTCCCCGTGCTGCCGCAGGACGCCGACTACATCCAGGCCAACATCGACCGGCTCAACGCGCGGATGGCCGAACAGTCCGCCGCACACGGTGCGAAGTACGTCGACATCCGCACGCCGAGCATCGGCCACGACGCCTGTCAGCCGATCGGCGTCAAGTGGATCGAGGGGCTCATCCCTTCGGTGGTGAACAACAGCTTCGCGCCGTTGCATCCGAACGCCGCCGGACTCGCGGCCGTGGTGCCTGGCATCCGCAAGGTGCTGTAG
- a CDS encoding S8 family peptidase yields MREMRQARWLSRAGLASAVAVAISVTAAPAQAAEGQILAAGAAEAIPNSYIVTLKDSGVVGALANRFGAKVEQVYSSSLKGFSATLSERQAKRLAADPSVASVEQNQVFHADATQTNPPSWGLDRVDQRNLPLDNKYSYTSTGAGVNVYVIDTGVRISHQTFGGRARNGYDFVDNDAVAQDGNGHGTHVAGTIAGAQYGIAKGATVYGVRVLNNSGSGTTAGVIAGIDWVTKNHVKPAAANMSLGGGASTTLDDAVRRSIAAGVTYGVAAGNSNANASGFSPARVTQAITVGSTTNTDARSSFSNYGNLVDIFAPGTNITSSWNTNDTATNTISGTSMATPHVVGVAARFLQNNKTATPAQVATALINAATNGKVTNPGSGSPTRLLYWAPTA; encoded by the coding sequence ATGCGAGAGATGAGACAAGCGCGTTGGCTGTCCCGTGCCGGACTGGCGAGCGCGGTCGCGGTGGCGATCAGCGTGACCGCCGCTCCCGCGCAAGCCGCCGAAGGGCAGATCCTCGCCGCCGGGGCCGCTGAAGCGATCCCGAACAGCTACATCGTCACGCTGAAGGACTCCGGCGTCGTGGGCGCGCTGGCGAACCGCTTCGGCGCGAAGGTGGAGCAGGTCTACAGCAGCTCGCTCAAGGGCTTCTCCGCAACGCTGTCGGAAAGGCAGGCCAAGCGGCTCGCCGCCGACCCCTCGGTGGCGTCGGTCGAGCAGAACCAGGTCTTCCACGCGGACGCGACCCAGACCAACCCGCCGTCGTGGGGTCTCGACCGCGTCGACCAGCGCAACCTCCCGCTCGACAACAAGTACAGCTACACCTCCACCGGCGCGGGCGTGAACGTCTACGTGATCGACACCGGCGTTCGGATCAGCCACCAGACCTTCGGCGGCCGGGCCCGCAACGGCTACGACTTCGTCGACAACGACGCCGTCGCCCAGGACGGCAACGGCCACGGCACCCACGTCGCCGGCACCATCGCCGGTGCGCAGTACGGCATCGCCAAGGGCGCCACCGTCTACGGCGTCCGCGTCCTCAACAACTCCGGCAGCGGCACCACCGCCGGTGTCATCGCGGGCATCGACTGGGTCACCAAGAACCACGTCAAGCCGGCCGCGGCCAACATGAGCCTCGGCGGCGGCGCCTCGACCACGCTGGACGACGCCGTCCGCCGCTCGATCGCCGCGGGCGTCACCTACGGCGTGGCCGCCGGTAATTCCAACGCGAACGCCTCGGGCTTCTCCCCCGCCCGCGTGACCCAGGCGATCACCGTCGGCTCGACCACCAACACCGACGCGCGGTCCAGCTTCTCCAACTACGGCAACCTGGTCGATATCTTCGCGCCGGGCACCAACATCACCTCGTCGTGGAACACCAACGACACCGCGACGAACACCATCAGCGGCACCTCGATGGCGACCCCGCATGTGGTCGGCGTCGCGGCCCGCTTCCTGCAGAACAACAAGACCGCCACACCCGCTCAGGTGGCCACCGCGCTGATCAACGCGGCCACCAACGGCAAGGTGACCAACCCTGGCTCCGGTTCCCCGACCCGGCTCCTGTACTGGGCGCCGACCGCCTGA
- a CDS encoding pentapeptide repeat-containing protein has product MPALSSLRADCENCFGLCCVVPAFAASADFAITKPAGKACPNLREDSRCGIHDKLRTKGFTGCTVYDCFGAGQKVSQVTFDGEDWRKAPKTAKTMFAVFPVMRDLQELLYYLTEAAALPTSATIREHLAEMIDRTERMTLETPGVLRKTDVHTHRGAVNGLLLRASELARAVVPGKKKDRRGADLIGAKLKGANLRGALLRGAYLIGADLRGADLRQADVIGADLRDADIRGADLRDALFLIQSQLDAAKGDATTTLPESLSAPAHW; this is encoded by the coding sequence GTGCCAGCCCTTTCCAGCCTGCGAGCCGACTGCGAGAACTGCTTCGGCCTGTGCTGCGTCGTCCCCGCCTTCGCGGCGTCAGCCGATTTCGCGATCACCAAGCCGGCGGGCAAGGCGTGCCCGAACCTGCGTGAGGACTCCCGGTGCGGCATTCACGACAAGCTCCGCACGAAGGGCTTCACCGGCTGCACGGTCTATGACTGCTTCGGCGCGGGCCAGAAGGTTTCCCAGGTCACCTTCGACGGCGAAGACTGGCGGAAAGCGCCGAAGACGGCGAAAACGATGTTCGCGGTCTTCCCGGTCATGCGGGATCTGCAGGAGCTGCTCTACTACCTCACCGAGGCGGCTGCGCTGCCGACGTCCGCGACGATCCGTGAACACCTCGCCGAGATGATCGACCGGACCGAGCGGATGACGCTGGAAACGCCCGGCGTACTGCGGAAAACGGACGTCCATACGCACCGGGGCGCGGTGAACGGCCTGCTGCTGCGCGCGAGCGAACTCGCCCGAGCCGTCGTGCCGGGCAAGAAGAAGGACCGGCGAGGTGCCGACCTCATCGGCGCGAAGCTCAAGGGGGCGAACCTGCGCGGTGCGCTTCTTCGCGGGGCGTACCTGATCGGCGCGGACCTGCGGGGGGCCGATCTCCGGCAGGCGGACGTCATCGGGGCGGATCTGCGGGACGCCGACATCCGCGGCGCGGACCTTCGTGACGCCCTGTTCCTCATCCAGTCGCAGCTGGACGCGGCCAAGGGGGACGCGACGACGACCCTGCCCGAGTCCCTGTCCGCTCCTGCCCACTGGTAG